One Nostoc sp. UHCC 0302 DNA window includes the following coding sequences:
- the devC gene encoding ABC transporter permease DevC, translating into MILNIPLAWLQLSRQRVRFLVALAGIAFVAVLMFMQIGFQDALYASATQLHKNLQGDLFIISAQYKSLTSNQSFSRWRLYQALAFEGVESVSPLYMQFAKLKNPSNGLKFPMYVLGFDPVKSIFTFPEVQQNFKLLQLPDTVLFDGASRPEFGPIAQEFKQGKPVKVEVFSYTAYIGYQVKVGGLFNLGPSFGVDGNLIVSSSTFLRIFQDRSVQDIDIGLINLKPDANPEKVAASLSAKLPKDVIAVTREQFIRLEKSYWTLRTPIGFVFNLMVTMGFVVGVIVVYQILYSNISNHLAEYATLKAMGFKNKYLLSVVFQQALILAFLGYIPGFVISLALYNLAKNATNLPVIMSIDKAIVVLVSATLMSLTSAFFSTNKLRNVDPADIF; encoded by the coding sequence ATGATTCTCAATATACCTCTAGCTTGGCTACAACTATCAAGACAAAGAGTTCGTTTTCTTGTAGCTTTAGCTGGAATTGCTTTCGTTGCAGTTCTGATGTTTATGCAAATTGGTTTCCAAGATGCTCTCTATGCCAGTGCTACACAACTGCATAAGAATTTACAAGGAGACCTATTTATCATCAGCGCTCAATATAAATCTTTGACATCCAATCAAAGCTTTTCGCGCTGGCGTTTATATCAAGCATTAGCTTTTGAAGGTGTAGAATCAGTTAGCCCTTTATATATGCAATTTGCCAAGCTTAAAAATCCAAGTAATGGTCTCAAATTTCCCATGTATGTCCTTGGATTTGACCCAGTTAAATCGATTTTTACCTTTCCAGAAGTCCAGCAAAATTTTAAGTTACTACAACTTCCTGACACAGTTTTATTTGACGGCGCTTCACGACCAGAGTTTGGGCCGATCGCTCAAGAATTTAAACAAGGAAAACCTGTAAAAGTTGAAGTATTCAGCTATACCGCATACATTGGATATCAAGTTAAAGTTGGTGGTTTATTCAATCTCGGCCCTTCCTTTGGAGTTGATGGTAATTTAATTGTTAGTTCCTCAACTTTCTTACGAATATTTCAAGACCGTTCAGTACAAGATATAGATATAGGCTTAATTAATCTCAAACCTGATGCTAATCCCGAAAAAGTTGCAGCAAGTTTGTCAGCTAAATTACCTAAAGACGTAATAGCTGTCACCCGTGAACAATTTATTAGATTAGAAAAAAGCTATTGGACTCTCAGAACACCTATTGGGTTTGTATTTAATTTGATGGTAACTATGGGGTTTGTTGTGGGTGTAATTGTTGTCTATCAAATCCTTTATAGTAATATTTCTAATCACTTAGCTGAATATGCAACCTTAAAAGCAATGGGTTTTAAAAATAAATACCTATTGAGTGTAGTTTTTCAGCAAGCTTTAATCTTAGCTTTTCTAGGTTATATTCCTGGTTTTGTGATATCTCTTGCTCTCTATAATTTAGCTAAGAATGCTACTAATCTACCAGTAATAATGAGTATAGATAAGGCAATAGTAGTACTAGTTTCAGCAACTTTAATGTCCTTAACTTCTGCCTTTTTCTCTACAAATAAGCTCCGAAATGTAGACCCAGCCGATATTTTTTAA
- a CDS encoding DevA family ABC transporter ATP-binding protein, with protein sequence MKSNFIVSIKNLNQYFGEKKLRSQILFDINLTIKHGEIVIMTGPSGSGKTTLLTLIGGLRSVQEGSLKFIGQELYGSSNEQLVRVRRHIGYIFQAHNLLDFLTARQNVQMSLELHKNISEKQARSQSEAMLDTVKLGNRINYYPPDLSGGQKQRVAIARALVSHPKLVLADEPTAALDSKSGRDVVNLMQKLAKEQNCASLIVTHDNRILDVADRIIRMEDGRLIN encoded by the coding sequence ATGAAAAGTAATTTCATTGTAAGCATAAAAAATCTCAATCAATACTTTGGCGAAAAAAAGTTGCGAAGTCAGATACTGTTTGATATTAATCTTACAATCAAACATGGAGAAATTGTAATTATGACTGGGCCATCAGGCTCAGGAAAAACCACTTTACTGACTTTGATTGGTGGGTTACGTTCTGTTCAAGAGGGAAGCCTTAAATTTATAGGGCAGGAACTTTATGGTTCCAGTAATGAGCAATTAGTGCGAGTACGTCGCCATATCGGCTATATTTTTCAAGCTCATAACTTACTAGATTTCTTAACAGCTCGACAGAATGTTCAAATGTCGCTTGAATTACACAAAAATATTTCTGAAAAGCAAGCTCGTAGCCAATCAGAAGCTATGCTCGATACTGTTAAATTAGGAAATCGAATTAATTACTATCCGCCTGATCTTTCAGGAGGGCAAAAGCAACGAGTAGCCATTGCCCGTGCTTTAGTAAGTCATCCCAAATTGGTATTAGCTGACGAACCTACTGCTGCTTTAGATAGTAAGTCAGGGCGAGATGTCGTTAATCTAATGCAGAAGTTGGCTAAAGAACAGAATTGTGCAAGTTTAATAGTAACTCACGACAACCGAATTTTAGATGTTGCAGATCGGATAATTCGCATGGAAGATGGTCGGCTGATCAATTGA
- a CDS encoding glucosamine-6-phosphate deaminase, producing the protein MLAATNFFRVDNLLVQIYNSEVEMAQNVAETAQKYLQSVLKQQNSAAVLLATGNSQLKFLNALITLGGVDWSRITLFHLDEYLGITADHPASFRRYMRELVEKRIVPKEFHYIEGDSLQPMAECDRYAKLLQAQPIDLCCLGVGENGHLAFNDPSVANFHDPYSVKLVKLDTVNRQQQVNTGQFPNLETVPQYAFTVTIPTICAAKKILCLAPDKRKANVVKEMLQGTVSADCPASILRQQPQATLFLDVNSASLLS; encoded by the coding sequence ATGCTAGCCGCTACAAATTTTTTTCGTGTTGATAATTTACTGGTGCAGATTTATAACTCTGAAGTCGAAATGGCGCAGAACGTTGCCGAAACTGCACAAAAGTATTTACAGTCCGTTCTCAAGCAACAAAATTCAGCTGCTGTATTGTTAGCAACAGGTAACTCCCAACTCAAATTTCTCAATGCTTTGATTACATTGGGCGGCGTAGATTGGTCACGAATTACCTTGTTCCATCTGGACGAATATTTAGGAATTACAGCTGACCATCCTGCTAGTTTTCGGCGCTATATGCGAGAACTTGTAGAGAAACGGATTGTTCCTAAAGAATTTCACTATATAGAAGGTGATTCATTGCAACCTATGGCAGAATGCGATCGCTACGCCAAACTACTGCAAGCACAACCAATTGACTTATGCTGTCTTGGTGTTGGTGAAAATGGGCATTTGGCTTTTAATGATCCTTCTGTAGCTAATTTTCACGATCCTTACAGTGTGAAACTAGTGAAACTAGATACAGTAAATCGTCAGCAACAAGTAAACACAGGTCAGTTTCCGAATTTAGAAACTGTGCCACAATATGCTTTTACTGTTACTATTCCAACGATTTGTGCAGCAAAAAAAATTCTCTGTCTTGCACCAGATAAACGTAAAGCTAACGTAGTGAAAGAGATGTTACAGGGGACGGTAAGCGCAGATTGTCCAGCTTCGATTCTGCGCCAACAACCCCAAGCAACATTATTTTTAGATGTGAATTCTGCAAGTTTACTGTCTTGA
- a CDS encoding HAD-IA family hydrolase — protein MLVAILFDLDGTIVNTDPIHYRAWQEMLLNYSIEIDETFYKSRISGRLNPEIVKDILPQLSSAEGEIFADEKEALFRKLAPHLKPLNGFLELLAWTDAHHLNRALVTNAPRLNAEFMLKVLGIKEAFSTIVLADDCIAGKPDPAPYQVALNKLGISADQAIALEDSPSGIRAAVGAGIRTIGIASTHNPQVLLEVGAFMAIPDFTDLQLWTLLNSLLEQTYAHSTDS, from the coding sequence ATGCTGGTAGCAATTCTCTTTGACCTAGACGGCACTATTGTCAACACTGACCCTATACACTACCGAGCTTGGCAGGAAATGCTGTTAAATTACAGCATAGAAATTGATGAAACATTCTATAAATCCCGGATTAGTGGGCGGTTAAATCCAGAAATTGTCAAAGACATCCTCCCACAATTATCGTCAGCAGAAGGGGAAATTTTTGCAGATGAAAAAGAGGCGCTTTTTCGCAAACTCGCCCCACACCTCAAACCACTGAATGGATTTTTGGAGCTACTAGCATGGACAGATGCACATCATCTAAATCGCGCATTGGTAACTAATGCACCTAGATTAAATGCAGAATTTATGCTAAAAGTTTTGGGAATAAAAGAAGCTTTCTCAACAATTGTTTTAGCGGATGATTGCATAGCAGGTAAACCCGACCCCGCACCTTACCAAGTTGCTCTAAACAAGTTGGGCATTTCAGCAGACCAAGCCATTGCTTTAGAAGACTCGCCTTCTGGAATTCGTGCTGCTGTTGGCGCTGGTATCCGCACCATTGGTATCGCCTCCACCCATAATCCACAAGTTTTATTGGAAGTCGGCGCATTTATGGCAATTCCAGATTTTACGGACTTGCAGTTATGGACATTACTAAACTCACTCCTAGAGCAGACTTACGCACACTCCACAGATTCTTAG
- a CDS encoding phytoene/squalene synthase family protein, producing the protein MDLRRDALQILKETSRTFYIPISILPSGLQEAVASAYLCMRAIDEIEDHPELDNPTKTKLLRAISLTLQAGVDGFAVDAFAAGFSGYEDTLAEVTIGIREWLLLAPETIAPRIWDATAAMADRMADWAEKNWKIETESDLDRYTFGVAGAVGLLLSDLWTWYDGTQTNRTQAIGFGRGLQAVNILRNHGEDLKRGVDFFPEGWSASDMQEYARRNLSLATAYTNSLPTGPALDFCQIPLTLAHGTLDALANGKEKLSRSDVVAIIEQLIDVNLKAS; encoded by the coding sequence ATGGATTTACGTAGAGATGCATTGCAAATCCTCAAAGAAACTAGCCGCACATTTTACATACCAATTAGTATTTTACCGTCAGGATTGCAAGAAGCTGTTGCATCGGCATATCTGTGTATGCGTGCCATTGATGAAATTGAAGATCATCCAGAGCTAGATAACCCTACTAAAACAAAGCTGTTACGAGCAATTAGCTTAACATTACAGGCTGGCGTTGATGGCTTTGCAGTAGATGCTTTCGCAGCAGGATTTAGTGGATATGAGGATACCTTAGCAGAGGTGACTATTGGGATTCGAGAATGGTTGTTACTGGCTCCTGAGACCATTGCACCTCGGATTTGGGATGCTACTGCGGCAATGGCTGACCGGATGGCTGACTGGGCAGAAAAAAACTGGAAAATTGAAACAGAATCTGATTTAGATCGTTATACGTTTGGGGTGGCAGGTGCGGTGGGCTTATTGCTCTCGGATTTATGGACTTGGTACGATGGTACACAAACCAACCGTACTCAGGCAATTGGGTTCGGTCGGGGCTTACAAGCAGTTAATATCCTGCGTAACCACGGTGAAGATTTAAAGCGTGGCGTAGACTTCTTCCCAGAGGGTTGGAGTGCAAGTGATATGCAAGAGTATGCACGGCGCAATCTATCCCTAGCAACAGCTTACACCAACTCACTGCCTACTGGCCCAGCCTTAGACTTTTGTCAAATTCCCTTAACCTTGGCTCACGGAACCCTGGATGCCCTTGCTAATGGCAAAGAAAAACTCAGTCGTAGTGATGTCGTTGCAATTATCGAACAACTAATTGATGTGAACCTGAAAGCCAGCTAG
- the hpnJ gene encoding hopanoid biosynthesis associated radical SAM protein HpnJ has translation MKKTLFLNPPSFDGFDGGAGSRYQAKREITSFWYPTWLAQPAALVPGSKLVDAPPHGQTIEDVLKIAKDYELVVMHTSTPSLANDVKCAEAIKAANPDVQIGFVGAHVAVLPEETLGNNSVIDFVCRNEFDYTCKELAEGKPWEEIKGLSYRDQNSHIRHNEERPLIHDWDAMPSVLPVYGRDLDISKYFIGYLQHPYISFYTGRGCPAKCTFCLWPQTIGGHLYRHKSPEAVGREMEEAKAIFGDQVREYMFDDDTFTIDKHRAIAISEHMKRLNLTWSCNARANLDYDTLKQLRDNGLRLLLVGFESGNQDILNRIKKGIKLEVAREFMKNCHKLGITVHGTFIIGLPVETQETVEETIRFACELSPHTIQVSIAAPYPGTELYEQAKVNGWFTDQALVATSGIQTSTLQYPTLSSAEIEDAVERMYRKFYFRPKAIIPIVREMLTDRQMLVRRLREGGEFFSYLKERRTQAAAH, from the coding sequence GTGAAGAAAACCTTGTTCCTTAATCCTCCTTCCTTTGATGGATTTGACGGGGGTGCGGGTTCGCGATACCAAGCCAAGCGGGAAATTACTTCCTTTTGGTATCCTACATGGTTGGCGCAACCTGCTGCGTTAGTGCCAGGAAGCAAGCTAGTAGATGCGCCTCCACATGGTCAGACTATCGAAGATGTGCTGAAAATTGCTAAAGATTACGAATTAGTGGTCATGCATACTAGCACACCTTCACTAGCTAATGATGTCAAGTGTGCTGAGGCAATCAAAGCCGCGAACCCAGATGTGCAGATTGGCTTCGTTGGGGCGCACGTCGCAGTATTACCGGAAGAAACGCTAGGAAATAACTCAGTTATCGACTTCGTATGTCGCAACGAATTTGACTATACCTGCAAGGAACTAGCTGAAGGTAAACCTTGGGAAGAAATCAAAGGTCTGAGTTACCGTGACCAAAACTCTCACATCCGCCACAATGAGGAACGCCCACTGATTCATGACTGGGATGCTATGCCTAGTGTCTTACCAGTTTACGGGCGTGACCTAGACATCAGTAAATATTTTATCGGCTATCTACAACATCCTTACATTTCCTTTTACACTGGACGCGGGTGTCCGGCAAAATGCACCTTCTGTTTATGGCCGCAGACAATTGGCGGTCATCTGTATCGCCACAAAAGCCCCGAAGCTGTGGGACGCGAGATGGAAGAAGCAAAAGCTATCTTTGGCGACCAAGTGCGGGAATATATGTTTGATGATGATACTTTTACCATTGATAAGCATCGAGCGATCGCCATCAGCGAACATATGAAGCGGCTCAACCTTACTTGGAGTTGCAACGCCCGCGCCAACTTAGATTATGACACACTCAAGCAACTGCGAGACAACGGTTTAAGATTGCTGCTTGTCGGTTTTGAATCTGGTAACCAGGACATTCTTAACCGTATCAAAAAAGGCATCAAGCTAGAAGTGGCGCGGGAATTTATGAAAAACTGCCACAAACTTGGTATTACCGTCCACGGTACTTTTATCATTGGTCTACCGGTTGAAACCCAGGAAACTGTAGAAGAGACAATTCGCTTTGCTTGCGAACTGAGTCCGCATACAATCCAAGTCTCAATTGCTGCGCCTTATCCTGGCACAGAACTTTATGAACAGGCCAAGGTCAATGGCTGGTTTACAGACCAAGCTTTAGTTGCTACCTCTGGTATTCAAACCTCGACATTGCAATATCCCACTCTTTCCAGTGCGGAAATTGAGGACGCAGTTGAGCGAATGTACCGTAAATTCTACTTCCGTCCCAAAGCAATTATCCCAATTGTGCGCGAGATGTTAACTGACCGACAAATGTTAGTTCGTCGTCTACGCGAGGGTGGCGAGTTCTTCTCTTATCTTAAAGAACGCCGCACCCAAGCTGCTGCACACTGA
- a CDS encoding DUF1778 domain-containing protein, producing MTSPVVKGSKAERLEARITKEQKELFQRAADIQGRTLTDFVISSVLNAATQVIHEHETMILTQQDQEAFVSALLNPPEPSAKLRSAAKHYKQKMGL from the coding sequence ATGACTTCCCCAGTGGTTAAAGGCTCCAAAGCTGAACGTTTGGAAGCTCGTATCACTAAAGAACAAAAAGAATTGTTCCAGCGTGCTGCTGATATTCAGGGGCGAACACTAACAGATTTTGTTATTAGTAGCGTTTTGAACGCTGCCACACAAGTTATTCATGAACATGAAACAATGATCTTAACTCAGCAAGATCAAGAGGCTTTTGTTTCAGCATTGCTCAATCCACCAGAACCCAGTGCAAAATTACGGTCTGCCGCCAAACATTATAAGCAAAAAATGGGTCTATAA
- a CDS encoding GNAT family N-acetyltransferase, whose product MTLSDKSDAFDDYLIEPLDKQDRAAFCCGVEPLDRYLKQQAGQDARKRMAAPFVLIEKSSSAVVGYYTLSATSILFDELPNEITKKFPRYPNVPATLLGRLAVDQKYRGKSLGERLLMDALHRSFQNEIATIAVVVDAKDDQARSFYEHFDFIQFPNFPYRLFLLMDTIAKLFE is encoded by the coding sequence GTGACACTCTCTGACAAATCCGATGCTTTTGATGATTATTTAATAGAGCCGCTGGACAAACAAGACCGAGCGGCTTTTTGTTGCGGAGTCGAGCCACTAGATCGTTATTTAAAACAACAAGCTGGACAAGATGCCCGTAAGCGGATGGCAGCACCCTTTGTTTTAATCGAAAAAAGTTCTAGTGCTGTTGTTGGGTATTACACCTTGTCTGCGACTAGTATCTTATTTGATGAACTACCAAATGAAATAACTAAGAAATTTCCAAGATATCCAAATGTTCCTGCAACCCTTCTAGGACGATTAGCAGTTGACCAAAAATATCGAGGAAAAAGCTTAGGAGAAAGGCTTTTAATGGATGCGCTACATCGCAGTTTCCAAAATGAGATAGCTACAATAGCTGTAGTAGTTGATGCTAAAGATGATCAAGCTCGTTCGTTTTACGAGCATTTTGATTTTATTCAATTTCCTAATTTCCCCTATCGATTGTTTCTTTTAATGGATACTATCGCCAAACTTTTTGAATAA
- a CDS encoding DUF2237 domain-containing protein has translation MAEAENVLGTNLESCCTSPMTGYYRDGFCNTGGQDFGMHVVCAQVTAEFLEFTKSQGNDLSTPVPQFNFPGLKAGDRWCLCAARWQEALDAGVAPPVDLLATHARALEVCSLEDLKQHAVIPN, from the coding sequence ATGGCAGAAGCTGAAAACGTACTAGGCACAAATTTGGAGAGTTGCTGTACTTCTCCCATGACTGGATATTACCGCGACGGATTTTGTAATACAGGCGGTCAGGATTTTGGGATGCACGTTGTTTGCGCCCAAGTGACAGCAGAATTTTTAGAGTTTACTAAATCACAAGGAAACGACCTAAGCACACCTGTCCCACAGTTTAATTTTCCAGGATTAAAGGCAGGCGATCGCTGGTGTTTGTGCGCTGCACGTTGGCAAGAAGCTCTTGATGCTGGTGTTGCTCCACCTGTAGACCTATTGGCCACTCATGCCAGAGCTTTGGAAGTCTGTTCTCTGGAGGATTTGAAACAACACGCAGTCATCCCAAATTGA
- a CDS encoding DUF3891 family protein: MLHRSSKQGLICITQPNHAWLSGQLAQAWGNEYFGEFTPRVEVCLGAEQHDIGWLLWEQEPTLNLQTGYPHHFTELSTQVHIDIWSNAKKLALSLGRYVTLLVSLHGTGLYERFTSWQNSETSTQLVQDFLKREYAFQEQLIAILKDDEYYAPYVIPDVIQRNRKLVATWDTLSILLCQGFGDERQVSDVPTVDSETVLKLALVKNEDNHQQVTISPWPFQESKVNLVYEGRLLPQPFNDETEMRKALNSNCWETLTTTLIPN; encoded by the coding sequence ATGCTACATCGCTCATCAAAACAGGGACTGATTTGTATTACCCAACCAAACCACGCTTGGCTTTCAGGACAATTGGCACAAGCTTGGGGTAATGAATACTTTGGTGAATTTACCCCCAGAGTTGAAGTTTGTCTTGGTGCAGAACAACATGATATAGGTTGGCTTTTATGGGAACAAGAACCCACTCTCAACCTGCAAACTGGCTATCCCCATCATTTTACGGAACTGTCAACTCAAGTACATATAGATATCTGGTCAAATGCTAAAAAACTAGCACTTTCTTTAGGTAGGTATGTAACACTACTTGTTTCACTTCATGGAACCGGATTGTATGAAAGATTTACTAGCTGGCAGAATTCAGAAACTTCTACTCAACTTGTGCAAGACTTTTTAAAACGCGAGTACGCCTTTCAAGAACAACTTATTGCGATTCTGAAAGATGATGAATATTATGCTCCTTACGTAATACCTGATGTTATCCAGCGCAATAGAAAACTGGTAGCAACATGGGATACACTTTCAATACTTTTGTGTCAAGGATTTGGTGATGAACGACAGGTTAGTGACGTACCGACAGTTGATAGTGAAACTGTATTAAAGTTGGCTTTGGTAAAAAATGAAGATAACCATCAGCAAGTAACAATATCTCCCTGGCCATTTCAGGAAAGTAAGGTGAATTTAGTATATGAAGGAAGGCTTTTACCGCAGCCATTTAATGATGAAACAGAAATGCGAAAGGCTTTAAATAGTAATTGTTGGGAAACTCTCACTACTACCTTAATACCAAACTAA
- a CDS encoding cyclic peptide export ABC transporter, which yields MNLIYFLIRSSWGMLAIAIVAGFLSGGSSASLIALISVAGSYSGSQRLTLIVLGFAGLTIVALITSIISQVMLIRLSQDAVLKLRMRLSQQILSSELSHLEQLGNSRLLATLTEDVQAVANAVFQMPSLCIDLAIVLGCLVYITWLSWLVLAMLIGLTVVAIGSCQWLLHRGEKLLALAREDEDQLFKHLGTITQGIKELKLHYRRRQIFLEEKLQSTATTFRRHNVGGLTFFAITSSWGQLVFFFALGFVLFGLPNILTLNPQTLSGYILTFTYLVLPMNNIISKLPLFSKASIALQKIESLGLSLANRAELSTVPPISESSWYKLQFKGVTHVYYTDQEDNNFILGPIDLTLYPQEIVFIVGGNGSGKSSLAKLITGLYIPESGEILLDGEVISEQNREWYRQHFSVVFSDFYLFEELLGLENKNLDIRATKYLKQLQLDHKVKVENGKLSTTALSQGQRKRLALLTAYLEDRPIYLFDEWAADQDPIFKEVFYTQLLTELRDRGKTVLVISHDDRYFHLADRIVKLEYGKVEYDKQYHTNS from the coding sequence ATGAACCTAATTTATTTTCTTATACGTTCTTCTTGGGGGATGTTGGCGATTGCGATCGTCGCTGGATTCCTGAGTGGTGGCAGTAGCGCTAGTTTGATTGCTTTGATCAGTGTTGCTGGGAGTTATAGCGGCAGTCAGCGCCTGACGTTGATAGTTTTGGGTTTTGCGGGGCTGACTATAGTTGCACTCATCACTAGCATCATTTCACAAGTGATGCTGATTCGACTATCTCAAGATGCCGTGTTGAAATTGCGGATGCGCTTAAGTCAGCAAATTCTCTCTTCAGAGTTAAGCCATCTGGAACAATTAGGCAATTCTCGGCTATTGGCAACCTTGACAGAGGATGTGCAGGCAGTCGCCAATGCTGTTTTTCAGATGCCTTCTTTGTGCATTGATTTGGCAATTGTTCTTGGTTGCTTGGTATACATAACTTGGCTATCCTGGCTAGTACTAGCGATGCTTATTGGTTTGACGGTGGTGGCAATCGGTAGTTGTCAATGGTTGTTGCATAGAGGTGAGAAATTGCTAGCCTTAGCTCGTGAAGATGAAGATCAGCTATTTAAGCATTTAGGCACTATCACTCAAGGAATCAAGGAACTCAAGCTACACTACAGGCGGCGTCAAATTTTCTTAGAAGAAAAACTGCAATCAACTGCTACTACCTTCCGTCGTCACAACGTTGGCGGTCTGACCTTTTTTGCCATAACTTCCAGCTGGGGTCAACTTGTATTCTTTTTTGCGCTGGGTTTTGTACTGTTTGGGCTGCCTAATATCCTGACTCTTAACCCGCAAACTTTGTCTGGCTATATCTTGACCTTCACTTACTTGGTATTGCCGATGAACAACATCATCAGCAAACTTCCTCTATTCAGCAAAGCCAGCATAGCTTTACAAAAAATAGAATCACTAGGTTTATCTTTAGCTAATCGAGCCGAATTATCAACAGTTCCACCTATCTCTGAGTCTTCTTGGTACAAATTACAATTCAAGGGTGTTACCCACGTTTACTACACAGATCAAGAAGACAACAATTTTATTCTCGGCCCAATTGACCTAACACTATATCCCCAAGAAATAGTATTTATCGTCGGTGGCAATGGCAGCGGGAAATCCAGCCTAGCTAAACTAATTACAGGACTATATATTCCTGAAAGTGGAGAAATTTTATTAGATGGAGAAGTAATTAGCGAACAGAACCGAGAGTGGTATCGTCAGCATTTTTCGGTAGTTTTCTCTGACTTTTATTTATTTGAGGAACTTTTAGGTTTAGAAAATAAAAACTTAGATATTCGAGCTACAAAATATCTTAAGCAACTCCAGTTAGACCATAAGGTGAAAGTTGAAAATGGTAAACTTTCTACAACTGCTCTTTCTCAAGGACAGCGAAAACGATTAGCTTTGTTAACAGCCTATTTAGAAGACCGTCCAATTTATCTATTTGATGAATGGGCAGCTGACCAAGATCCAATATTTAAAGAAGTATTTTACACTCAGCTATTAACCGAATTACGCGATCGCGGTAAAACAGTACTAGTAATTAGCCATGATGATCGCTATTTTCATCTAGCAGACAGGATAGTGAAATTGGAATATGGCAAAGTTGAGTATGACAAGCAATATCATACTAATTCGTAA
- the hpnI gene encoding bacteriohopanetetrol glucosamine biosynthesis glycosyltransferase HpnI, whose protein sequence is MEIFDFGSFNTYIYLLLLLLSLSAVWFYAYGIHAAIAFLNHPNFIDPDFHPAITILKPICGLDDEAYENFASFCRQDYPQYEIIFSVRDANDPGIAVVQQIIQDFPQLDLQLVISEHTIGNNFKVCNLANGESKAKYSILLLADSDVRVGPDYLQQVIQPMHDPLVGVVTCLYRPLTQGWVANLEAIGISTEYLAGVLVANKLQKIEFALGPTIAIRKTALEAIGGFPAIADYLADDYQLGYQPAQAGYKVVLSDYVIDHAIATTSFTDLIQRQTRWFLCTRVSRPWGYLGLIFTYGTITSLLFLMTTGGSIFGWGVLVITWIMRLLMGWFVGVKILNDAVAQKLLWLIPVRDLISFFLWCYCLVGNTFEWRGRLLKLTKEGKVKPITADAARVMST, encoded by the coding sequence ATGGAAATTTTTGACTTTGGTTCTTTCAATACTTATATTTATTTGCTGCTGTTACTCCTGTCTCTATCAGCAGTCTGGTTTTATGCCTACGGGATTCATGCAGCGATCGCCTTTTTAAATCATCCAAATTTCATTGATCCCGATTTTCATCCAGCTATTACTATTTTGAAGCCAATTTGCGGGCTTGATGATGAAGCTTACGAAAATTTTGCTTCTTTCTGCCGCCAAGATTATCCGCAGTACGAAATTATCTTTAGTGTTCGCGATGCCAATGATCCAGGCATAGCAGTAGTGCAGCAGATTATCCAAGACTTTCCACAGTTGGATTTGCAATTGGTAATTAGCGAACACACAATTGGTAATAATTTCAAAGTTTGCAATTTGGCAAACGGAGAATCCAAAGCTAAATATTCCATCTTGCTGTTGGCAGATAGCGATGTTCGAGTCGGCCCAGACTACTTACAACAAGTTATCCAGCCTATGCATGATCCTCTTGTCGGAGTCGTTACCTGCCTTTACCGTCCTTTGACACAAGGGTGGGTAGCAAATCTGGAAGCAATTGGTATTTCAACTGAGTATCTGGCTGGGGTTTTAGTTGCCAATAAGTTGCAGAAAATTGAGTTTGCTTTGGGGCCGACTATTGCCATCCGCAAAACTGCACTGGAAGCAATCGGTGGATTTCCAGCTATTGCTGACTATTTAGCAGATGATTATCAACTTGGCTATCAGCCCGCCCAAGCAGGGTATAAAGTAGTGCTTTCAGATTATGTGATCGACCATGCGATCGCCACAACTAGTTTCACGGATTTAATTCAGCGACAGACACGTTGGTTTCTCTGTACGCGAGTTTCCCGCCCTTGGGGTTATTTAGGACTGATTTTCACCTATGGCACAATTACTAGCCTGTTATTCCTCATGACTACGGGAGGGTCAATTTTCGGCTGGGGTGTATTAGTTATTACCTGGATAATGCGGTTACTCATGGGCTGGTTCGTTGGAGTCAAAATTCTTAACGATGCGGTTGCCCAAAAACTACTTTGGCTCATCCCTGTACGCGACTTGATCAGCTTTTTTCTTTGGTGTTATTGCTTGGTTGGCAACACATTTGAATGGCGAGGGCGGCTTCTAAAGTTAACAAAAGAAGGTAAAGTGAAGCCAATAACAGCTGATGCTGCCAGGGTAATGTCAACTTAA